One Bifidobacterium crudilactis genomic region harbors:
- a CDS encoding type II toxin-antitoxin system RelE/ParE family toxin, whose product MRIESTREFDEWLGKLRDLKARTSIYARMAAIREAGQLLGDIQPISGPLKEMRFHTGAGYRVYFIQRGTTLILLLGGGNKTSQNKDIRKLQKQCDQWKGWLDNGNA is encoded by the coding sequence ATGAGGATAGAATCGACCCGAGAGTTCGACGAATGGTTGGGTAAGCTGCGAGACCTCAAGGCGCGAACTTCTATCTATGCACGAATGGCCGCCATCCGAGAAGCGGGGCAACTTCTGGGAGACATCCAACCAATCAGCGGGCCACTGAAGGAGATGCGTTTTCATACAGGCGCAGGGTATCGCGTGTATTTCATTCAGCGCGGCACCACGTTGATTCTGCTGCTCGGCGGCGGTAACAAAACGTCGCAAAACAAGGACATCAGGAAACTGCAAAAGCAGTGCGACCAATGGAAGGGATGGCTAGACAATGGAAACGCATGA
- a CDS encoding addiction module antidote protein — protein sequence METHEFDISMFLRDEQEIAGYLNAAMEEGGSHLVQVALGDVAKARRRMSQTAEDAGITRAGLYRALSADGNPSYENIVNIAKSLGLELKFVPAHH from the coding sequence ATGGAAACGCATGAGTTTGATATCAGCATGTTTCTGCGTGACGAACAGGAAATCGCAGGATACCTGAACGCCGCAATGGAAGAAGGAGGGTCGCATCTCGTACAGGTCGCGCTGGGCGACGTGGCCAAGGCTCGCCGTCGCATGAGCCAGACAGCAGAGGATGCCGGCATCACACGCGCCGGGTTATATCGTGCGCTTTCTGCGGACGGCAACCCATCCTACGAAAACATTGTGAACATCGCCAAAAGTCTAGGATTGGAACTCAAATTCGTCCCGGCACACCACTGA
- a CDS encoding N-acetyltransferase yields MERDDVSLLAYNPTFDKALGSYQLSDLSFTGTPEHAIRVSRLSDEYHPVLLVTGRGEIPTFLVLDYGDDKYRYTKRSDSMLIRSFSTDDRFHRRGFAHLALTLLPDFVHAAYENIHELVLGVNAANRPAQKLYEGSGFVKLRETYQGPKGEQFIYHQVL; encoded by the coding sequence TTGGAACGCGACGATGTCAGTCTGCTGGCATACAACCCAACATTCGACAAAGCACTGGGGAGCTACCAGCTATCGGATCTTTCCTTCACCGGCACCCCCGAACACGCCATCCGAGTATCGCGTCTATCGGACGAATACCATCCGGTGTTGCTGGTTACGGGACGCGGTGAAATCCCCACCTTCCTCGTGTTGGATTATGGCGATGACAAATACCGGTACACAAAGCGCTCGGACAGCATGCTTATCCGGAGTTTTTCGACGGATGACCGTTTCCACCGCAGAGGCTTCGCGCATCTGGCTCTGACGCTGCTCCCCGACTTTGTTCATGCCGCCTACGAGAATATCCACGAACTGGTCCTTGGCGTCAACGCGGCCAACCGCCCGGCACAGAAACTCTACGAGGGCAGTGGCTTCGTCAAACTGCGCGAAACATATCAAGGGCCGAAAGGCGAACAGTTCATCTATCACCAAGTACTCTGA
- a CDS encoding HdeD family acid-resistance protein, whose amino-acid sequence MTKKINWDYFFVGILFIITALVSFSNPASNLVALVYGFAILAIIKGVSELTLRRRIDEFTGAKNVYILVLGIVDILLGVFLIFNASVGVIALPYIFAIWFILDSIFELAVASVYRNTAGNYYWFDIVMNVLGIVLGIILLFNPVSSALTPAFLVGAYFLFSGISYLAAAF is encoded by the coding sequence ATGACTAAAAAAATCAACTGGGACTATTTCTTTGTGGGGATTCTGTTCATCATCACCGCACTCGTCTCTTTCAGCAATCCTGCCAGCAACCTGGTCGCATTGGTCTACGGATTCGCTATTCTGGCAATCATCAAGGGCGTGTCCGAACTGACGCTGAGACGACGAATCGACGAATTCACCGGAGCCAAGAACGTCTATATCCTGGTGCTCGGCATCGTGGATATTCTTCTGGGCGTCTTCCTGATCTTCAACGCGAGCGTCGGGGTGATCGCACTCCCCTACATCTTCGCCATCTGGTTCATCCTGGATTCGATTTTCGAGCTGGCCGTGGCAAGCGTCTATCGGAACACCGCAGGCAACTATTACTGGTTCGACATTGTGATGAACGTCCTTGGCATAGTTCTCGGCATCATTCTGCTGTTCAACCCGGTGTCCTCGGCGCTCACCCCTGCGTTCCTGGTCGGAGCATACTTCCTGTTCTCCGGCATCTCCTACCTGGCCGCCGCCTTCTAG
- a CDS encoding ASCH domain-containing protein — MNTTELNEGDLTATAAQDATTEQVSANEAQGPSFDPSSTDPDSLTPEMIAELPKDEFAYPGPVRDTLLEAIFSGAKTSTASLYRDFELTGEALPKVGDLNVVIDSAGNDVAILRYTAITTTRFIDVDDQHAKDEGEGYTDASGWRQVHRQFWTSDEYLAEYGEDFTLDDDTPVVLERFELARRL, encoded by the coding sequence ATGAACACAACAGAGCTGAATGAGGGAGACCTCACCGCAACCGCCGCACAGGACGCAACAACAGAACAGGTCTCTGCAAATGAAGCACAGGGACCGTCCTTCGACCCTTCAAGCACGGACCCGGACTCCTTGACACCTGAAATGATCGCGGAACTCCCCAAAGATGAATTCGCATATCCAGGACCTGTACGAGACACGTTGCTAGAGGCGATTTTCTCAGGTGCCAAAACCAGCACCGCAAGCCTGTATCGCGACTTCGAGCTCACCGGGGAGGCGTTGCCGAAAGTGGGCGACCTCAACGTCGTCATCGATTCGGCAGGCAACGATGTCGCGATTCTGCGCTACACCGCGATAACAACCACGCGCTTCATCGATGTCGACGACCAACATGCCAAGGATGAGGGCGAGGGCTACACCGATGCCAGCGGATGGCGACAGGTGCACCGTCAGTTCTGGACCTCCGATGAATACCTTGCAGAATACGGCGAGGACTTCACCTTGGACGACGATACCCCGGTGGTTCTCGAACGCTTCGAACTGGCTCGCAGACTCTGA